One Saccharopolyspora erythraea NRRL 2338 genomic region harbors:
- a CDS encoding ABC transporter permease subunit: MPALRGLLVVVGAFTGLAFVVGALPWLGGDDPAQTVLRARSAEQELDPAVLEAIRRDVGMPDDPISGTLSWLAGAVRGDFGQSWVTGAPVSTSIGQALGISITLALAASAVCLVCALLVLAPSLWRATRTAQSVGNGAIAVGSLLAALPEFLLAAALLTVLAVHLGLAPTSGWAGPQNMPLPALALGIPAAGVLTRMLATAIDNVLSEPWVHTWRATGFRRTAVLTAVVHRAVAVALPQLVLLFVGLLGSGIVIETVFAIPGLGAIALHAVLAQDLPVVQACVAVLALLGLVLGAMGILAHRWMLGAALHSAGLAPAAPRSAGTPRWAFAVAAVLGTAIVAGMPRDPNAITLTERLHAPTAAHPFGTDALGRDLLARFGHGALPSIGASLTVSAAALVIGLVAGTTRTRPRAGIADVLNAVPPVLAGVVVAAVAGPGMLSAAVAVCAVAWIPLAVHSRTLATEVRASGFVQAAVTSGAGHAQILLRHVLPSVLPSVARHALVRLPHNALALAGLGFLGLAAPHDSPEWGTMLSQSLDYAETAPWTVAAPATGLALLGLIAGLSRTGRD; encoded by the coding sequence GTGCCCGCACTCCGGGGCCTGCTCGTCGTCGTGGGCGCGTTCACCGGACTCGCGTTCGTCGTCGGCGCCCTGCCCTGGCTCGGCGGCGATGACCCGGCCCAAACCGTCCTGCGCGCCCGCTCCGCCGAACAGGAACTCGACCCGGCCGTGCTGGAGGCCATTCGACGGGACGTCGGCATGCCCGATGACCCGATCAGCGGCACGCTGAGCTGGCTGGCAGGTGCGGTGCGCGGTGACTTCGGTCAGTCCTGGGTCACCGGCGCGCCGGTGTCCACATCGATCGGGCAAGCACTGGGCATTTCGATCACCCTGGCACTGGCCGCCAGCGCGGTCTGCCTCGTGTGCGCGCTGCTCGTGCTCGCCCCGAGCCTGTGGCGGGCAACCCGGACAGCGCAGTCCGTCGGAAACGGCGCGATCGCGGTCGGCTCACTGCTGGCAGCACTGCCGGAGTTCCTGCTCGCCGCCGCCCTCCTCACGGTGTTGGCGGTTCACTTGGGACTCGCGCCGACGTCCGGGTGGGCAGGACCGCAAAACATGCCGCTTCCTGCCCTCGCTCTGGGAATTCCCGCCGCAGGAGTGCTCACCCGGATGCTGGCCACCGCGATCGACAACGTCCTGTCCGAGCCGTGGGTGCACACCTGGAGAGCGACCGGGTTCCGGCGAACCGCCGTGCTGACCGCCGTCGTGCACCGCGCCGTGGCCGTCGCGCTGCCGCAACTGGTGCTGCTGTTCGTCGGCCTGCTCGGATCCGGGATCGTGATCGAGACCGTCTTCGCGATCCCGGGACTGGGAGCCATCGCCCTGCACGCCGTGCTCGCCCAGGACCTGCCAGTGGTACAGGCGTGTGTGGCCGTCCTGGCACTGTTAGGCCTCGTGCTCGGTGCGATGGGAATCCTCGCGCACCGGTGGATGCTGGGCGCTGCCCTGCACAGCGCGGGCCTGGCACCGGCCGCACCGAGGTCGGCAGGAACCCCGCGGTGGGCGTTCGCCGTGGCCGCGGTACTGGGCACCGCCATCGTCGCCGGGATGCCGCGCGATCCGAACGCGATCACCCTCACCGAGCGCCTCCACGCTCCCACCGCCGCGCACCCCTTCGGCACCGACGCCCTCGGCCGAGACCTGCTGGCCCGGTTCGGGCACGGCGCGCTCCCGAGCATCGGAGCTTCGTTGACCGTCAGCGCAGCCGCACTCGTGATCGGCCTCGTCGCGGGCACTACGCGAACCCGCCCCCGCGCCGGGATCGCCGACGTGCTCAACGCGGTGCCCCCTGTGCTGGCCGGAGTCGTCGTGGCAGCGGTGGCCGGTCCCGGCATGCTCAGCGCCGCCGTCGCCGTGTGTGCGGTGGCCTGGATCCCGCTGGCGGTGCACAGCCGCACCCTCGCCACCGAGGTCCGCGCCTCCGGCTTCGTGCAAGCGGCAGTGACCAGTGGAGCCGGGCACGCGCAGATCCTGCTGCGACATGTGCTGCCATCGGTACTGCCCTCGGTCGCCCGGCACGCCCTCGTCCGACTCCCCCACAACGCGCTCGCGCTGGCCGGACTCGGCTTTCTCGGGCTGGCCGCCCCGCACGACTCCCCCGAGTGGGGAACGATGCTGTCCCAGTCCCTCGACTACGCCGAGACCGCACCGTGGACCGTCGCCGCCCCCGCGACCGGGCTCGCACTGCTCGGGCTGATCGCCGGCCTGTCCCGCACCGGACGCGACTGA
- a CDS encoding ABC transporter substrate-binding protein, whose translation MPVRPNRAALAASLLAGALLLSGCFAGSPGTGTADRLSVGMAFQPAAEMSPYSDDAVLLSKLGVTETLTALDPDGTPRPALAESWEQIDPDTLRMTLRPGVVFHDGTPLTAEHAGAALNHAAAATTPPRALKGVELSAAATGERTLDVSTTKPDPILAQRLTAPGLAILAPSAYREDPTAPAPVRAATGPYVLDSVQGATSATLSANREYWGGAPKASGVDARFIADGASRAKALRAGEVDIIDTVPVSQLPTITGHQVLDFPLPRLVSAHLNTRKGTLADPALRAAARDAVHPAQITAGVYAGQADAAKGLFGPASTWAAEPPAQQHGTAPATPQGQPLRIATYDERPELPEIASVVAENLRSAGFTVENVVVQEYSTLESEMLRGDYDVVIGTRSYAVDTGDPVGYLSTDWTCGGSYNLSMLCDPALDAAVAEAGAADAEQRKQAAVRIASQVLAHDAVIPLAHERTRIGVAPGVQGVAQDSFDRRLITAETAPGA comes from the coding sequence ATGCCCGTGCGCCCGAACAGAGCCGCCCTCGCCGCGAGCCTGCTGGCAGGCGCCCTCCTCCTCTCCGGCTGCTTCGCCGGCAGCCCCGGCACGGGCACGGCCGACCGGCTGAGCGTGGGGATGGCGTTCCAGCCCGCCGCCGAGATGTCCCCCTACAGCGATGACGCAGTGCTGCTCAGCAAGCTCGGCGTCACCGAAACCCTCACCGCCCTGGACCCCGACGGCACACCCCGCCCCGCGTTGGCGGAGAGCTGGGAGCAGATCGACCCCGACACCCTGCGGATGACGCTGCGCCCCGGGGTGGTCTTCCACGACGGCACACCGCTGACCGCCGAGCACGCCGGCGCCGCGCTCAACCACGCCGCCGCGGCAACCACCCCACCGCGCGCGCTCAAGGGCGTCGAACTGTCCGCCGCAGCAACCGGCGAGCGCACCCTGGACGTGTCCACCACCAAGCCCGACCCGATCCTCGCGCAACGGCTCACCGCACCAGGACTGGCCATCCTCGCACCGTCGGCCTACCGCGAAGATCCGACCGCACCGGCCCCCGTTCGCGCCGCCACCGGCCCGTACGTGCTCGACAGCGTCCAAGGGGCCACGAGCGCGACGCTGAGTGCGAACCGGGAGTACTGGGGCGGTGCGCCGAAGGCCTCCGGGGTCGACGCCCGCTTCATCGCCGACGGCGCGAGCCGGGCCAAGGCGCTGCGCGCAGGTGAGGTCGACATCATCGACACCGTGCCGGTCTCCCAACTGCCCACGATCACCGGCCACCAGGTGCTCGACTTCCCGCTGCCGCGGTTGGTCAGCGCCCACCTCAACACGAGGAAGGGGACGCTGGCCGATCCGGCGCTGCGGGCGGCGGCTCGAGACGCCGTTCACCCGGCCCAGATCACCGCGGGCGTCTACGCCGGCCAAGCCGATGCCGCCAAGGGCCTGTTCGGGCCCGCCAGCACGTGGGCGGCGGAACCTCCTGCTCAGCAGCACGGAACCGCTCCCGCAACACCGCAGGGGCAGCCGCTCCGGATCGCCACCTACGACGAACGACCGGAACTCCCCGAGATCGCCTCGGTAGTCGCCGAGAACCTGCGCTCCGCGGGATTCACGGTCGAGAACGTGGTCGTCCAGGAATACTCCACCCTGGAGTCCGAAATGCTTCGAGGTGACTACGACGTGGTCATCGGCACCCGCTCGTACGCGGTCGACACCGGCGACCCGGTCGGCTACCTCAGCACCGACTGGACCTGCGGGGGCAGCTACAACCTCTCGATGCTGTGCGATCCCGCCCTCGACGCCGCCGTCGCCGAAGCCGGCGCTGCCGATGCGGAGCAGCGCAAGCAGGCGGCGGTGCGGATCGCCTCACAGGTGCTCGCCCACGACGCGGTCATCCCCCTCGCCCACGAGCGCACTCGCATCGGAGTCGCACCCGGTGTTCAGGGCGTCGCCCAGGACAGCTTCGACCGTCGACTGATCACCGCGGAAACGGCTCCGGGCGCATGA
- a CDS encoding MDR family MFS transporter, with the protein MTAGTRRNPVVRRWSLLAQFAQLPGIARLLLLTQLAFNVGFYLVVPFLAVHLSKDLAMAGWAIGVVLGVRTFSQQGLFVLGGALTDRFGIRPTVLTGCVLRIVGFVVLAAAEDLGTVLTGTVLIGFAAALFSPAVESALAAQGAALEDRGIITRTELFGLFAVCGEIGAVTGPLLGTALLGVDFGLTCSAAAAVFALILAAHARWLPRGARDERRPLQAGWSDIARNRTFLLFAAAYSAYLLSYNQLYLALPVELERVGAESALGWMFALAAVMVVTGQIPLARWARTRLGATRALPLGFGLLSLAFAVVAAWAPWTPPPGPFGLAPAVAFVVLLTLGQMLAVPVAQDLVPRLAREDNLGSYYGFLSSAGGLAVLVGSGAAGGLLDLAAQPAAAAAVPWLFLAALPAVGGLTLLVLARHYPNENRSH; encoded by the coding sequence GTGACCGCCGGAACCCGGCGGAATCCCGTCGTGCGCCGCTGGTCTCTGTTGGCTCAGTTCGCACAGTTGCCCGGCATCGCCCGACTGCTGCTGCTGACCCAGCTCGCCTTCAACGTGGGCTTCTACCTGGTGGTCCCGTTCCTGGCAGTGCACCTTTCCAAGGACCTCGCGATGGCGGGCTGGGCCATCGGCGTCGTGCTCGGGGTGCGCACGTTCAGCCAGCAAGGGCTGTTCGTGCTCGGTGGCGCCCTGACCGACCGCTTCGGGATCAGGCCGACCGTGCTGACGGGATGCGTCCTGCGCATCGTGGGGTTCGTGGTGCTGGCCGCGGCCGAGGATCTCGGCACCGTCCTGACCGGAACCGTTCTCATCGGATTCGCCGCAGCGCTGTTCTCCCCAGCGGTGGAATCCGCGCTGGCAGCGCAAGGCGCGGCGCTGGAGGACCGCGGGATCATCACCCGCACCGAGCTGTTCGGACTGTTCGCCGTGTGCGGTGAAATCGGCGCGGTGACCGGACCGCTGCTCGGCACCGCTCTCCTCGGCGTCGACTTCGGGCTGACCTGTTCGGCGGCCGCAGCGGTCTTCGCGCTCATCCTGGCCGCGCACGCACGATGGCTGCCCCGTGGCGCCCGGGACGAACGGCGCCCGTTGCAGGCGGGCTGGTCGGACATCGCGCGCAACCGCACGTTCCTGCTCTTCGCCGCCGCCTACAGCGCCTACCTGTTGAGCTACAACCAGCTCTACCTGGCACTTCCGGTCGAACTCGAACGCGTCGGGGCGGAATCCGCGCTGGGGTGGATGTTCGCGCTCGCCGCGGTCATGGTCGTGACCGGCCAGATCCCCCTCGCGCGATGGGCCCGCACGCGACTGGGAGCGACCCGGGCACTACCGCTGGGTTTCGGCCTGCTGAGCCTCGCCTTCGCCGTCGTCGCGGCGTGGGCACCGTGGACACCCCCGCCCGGGCCGTTCGGCCTCGCACCCGCCGTGGCGTTCGTGGTGCTGCTGACCCTCGGCCAGATGCTGGCCGTTCCGGTGGCCCAGGACCTCGTGCCGCGACTGGCGCGCGAAGACAACCTCGGCTCCTACTACGGCTTCCTGTCATCAGCCGGCGGACTCGCGGTCCTGGTCGGCAGCGGCGCCGCGGGCGGACTGCTCGACCTCGCCGCACAACCGGCGGCAGCGGCCGCGGTGCCGTGGCTGTTCCTGGCCGCCCTGCCCGCCGTGGGAGGTCTCACCCTCCTCGTGCTCGCCCGGCACTACCCGAATGAAAACCGTTCTCATTAG
- a CDS encoding ABC transporter ATP-binding protein, whose amino-acid sequence MHALNGVDVELHAGERVGIVGESGCGKSTLLRMLLALEAPDEGTVSYRDQPVQPGGARSLRWFRSEVQFVPQDPWSSLNPRMRIGDAIAEPLRYLRVPVDREQRVADVLRLVGLEPEMAGRRPAAFSGGQRQRIAIARALAPSPRFLLADEPVTALDASVRSRVLGRLRDLVEPEGLGLLLVTHDLAVVRRLCDRVMVMRAGEIVEHGSTDDVFGSPTHDYTRTLLDSVPRLSSCLSEGVVE is encoded by the coding sequence GTGCACGCCCTCAACGGGGTGGACGTGGAACTCCACGCAGGCGAGCGGGTCGGCATCGTCGGGGAATCCGGGTGCGGCAAGTCGACGTTGTTGCGCATGCTGCTCGCGCTCGAAGCCCCGGACGAGGGCACCGTGTCCTACCGGGACCAACCCGTGCAGCCGGGTGGTGCGCGGTCGTTGCGGTGGTTTCGCTCCGAGGTGCAGTTCGTCCCGCAGGACCCGTGGTCGTCGCTGAATCCCCGGATGCGGATCGGTGACGCCATCGCAGAGCCCCTCCGGTACCTGCGCGTGCCAGTCGACCGGGAACAGAGGGTCGCCGACGTCCTGCGCCTGGTCGGGCTGGAGCCGGAGATGGCCGGCCGACGTCCCGCCGCGTTCTCGGGCGGACAACGGCAACGGATCGCGATCGCCCGCGCTTTGGCCCCGTCGCCGCGCTTCCTGCTCGCCGACGAGCCGGTCACCGCGCTGGACGCATCGGTTCGCTCGCGCGTGCTGGGCCGCTTGCGGGATCTCGTCGAACCCGAGGGCCTCGGCCTGCTCCTGGTCACCCACGACCTCGCCGTCGTGCGCCGGCTCTGCGATCGAGTCATGGTCATGCGCGCAGGCGAGATCGTCGAGCACGGCAGCACCGACGACGTCTTCGGCTCCCCCACACACGACTACACCCGGACACTGCTCGACTCCGTCCCGCGCCTGAGCTCCTGCCTCTCCGAAGGAGTTGTCGAGTGA
- a CDS encoding ABC transporter ATP-binding protein — translation MERGQACVATGAEHDRPVLEVEGLTVELGGRRVVDGVDFRLGRGERRGVIGESGSGKSLTGLALLGLLPTGARAGGSVRFDGEELLGLPESRRAQFRGASIAMVFQDALSALNPLVRVGRQVAEPLRRHRGLARSEAHAAAIEMLARVGFSDPERAVRCCPPQLSGGQRQRVALAMALACRPAVLVADEPTTALDVTVQADILALLTDIADGDDAPALLFISHDLAVVAQLCSSAMVMHNGTIVEHAPMTDLIRAPQHPQTVELVESALSLEAPPRHHERKAVS, via the coding sequence ATGGAGCGTGGACAGGCGTGCGTGGCGACCGGGGCGGAGCATGATCGTCCGGTGCTGGAGGTCGAGGGGTTGACCGTCGAGCTCGGTGGTCGCCGAGTCGTCGACGGAGTCGATTTCCGCCTGGGCCGCGGTGAACGACGAGGCGTGATCGGCGAGTCGGGGTCGGGAAAGTCGCTGACCGGGCTCGCGCTGCTTGGCCTGCTGCCGACCGGGGCCCGGGCCGGTGGCAGCGTCCGGTTCGACGGCGAGGAACTGCTCGGTCTGCCCGAGTCACGGCGCGCGCAGTTCCGGGGCGCCTCCATCGCGATGGTCTTCCAAGACGCGCTGTCCGCGCTGAACCCCCTGGTGCGGGTCGGGCGGCAGGTGGCAGAACCCCTGCGCCGGCACCGCGGCCTGGCGCGGTCCGAGGCGCATGCCGCCGCGATCGAGATGCTGGCGCGTGTCGGGTTCAGCGACCCGGAGCGGGCGGTGCGGTGCTGTCCGCCCCAGCTTTCCGGAGGCCAACGCCAGCGCGTGGCACTCGCGATGGCGCTGGCCTGCCGACCGGCGGTGCTGGTGGCCGACGAACCGACGACCGCGCTCGACGTCACGGTGCAGGCGGACATCCTGGCACTGCTCACCGACATCGCCGACGGCGACGATGCTCCGGCGTTGCTGTTCATCTCCCACGATCTGGCGGTGGTCGCCCAGCTCTGCTCGAGCGCGATGGTCATGCACAACGGCACGATCGTCGAGCACGCCCCCATGACCGACCTGATCCGCGCACCGCAACATCCGCAGACCGTCGAGCTCGTCGAAAGCGCGCTGTCGCTGGAGGCACCCCCACGACATCACGAGCGAAAGGCGGTGTCGTGA
- a CDS encoding GNAT family N-acetyltransferase, with amino-acid sequence MLDTFYLVMGHGYVPEWHADVINMTDTYFRTPGQALFVAALGDEVVGTAALRAGGPKSPPNPQWLAERYDRPSTAQLCRTYVRAAHRRRGLARALVDLACGFVADSGTYDTLYLHTDPAIEGAEPFWRSLAKEIHDERGTGTDNAIIHFEIPLPPPGDHARN; translated from the coding sequence ATGCTCGACACGTTCTACCTGGTCATGGGGCACGGATATGTGCCCGAATGGCACGCCGACGTGATCAACATGACCGACACCTACTTCCGGACGCCGGGGCAGGCGCTGTTCGTGGCGGCGCTCGGAGACGAGGTCGTGGGAACGGCCGCGCTGCGGGCCGGTGGCCCGAAGAGCCCACCCAACCCGCAATGGCTCGCCGAACGCTACGACCGCCCGTCGACCGCGCAGCTGTGCCGCACCTACGTCCGCGCCGCCCACCGCCGCCGCGGCCTTGCCCGCGCCCTGGTCGACCTGGCCTGCGGGTTCGTCGCCGATTCCGGCACGTACGACACGCTCTACCTGCACACCGACCCCGCGATCGAAGGCGCCGAGCCCTTCTGGCGCAGCCTCGCCAAGGAGATCCACGACGAGCGCGGAACCGGCACCGACAACGCCATCATCCACTTCGAGATCCCTCTCCCGCCCCCGGGCGACCACGCCCGGAACTGA
- a CDS encoding tetratricopeptide repeat protein translates to MGGIGKTTLVRRAGAQAVERGWFPGGAVVVDLYGYDPDPGQRIQPGQVFGPLLRALGLDARDVPASPGEQAAVYHRVLGQWAEKERRVLVVLDNASTSDQVRDLLPRQGPHRVVVTTRDTLTLPSMQRLELDVLATGHALDLITRTLRHEDPSDPRVGRDPAGLQRVVELCDGLPLAVGVAAAVLADEPDLTAGELVEELEAARLPTLARGDTSVVAVLSLSWHRLGDSSPDAARLLRLIAMAPGPTLSTEAAAVLAEVAPARVRPWLRTLRQAHLLQQRPGMRWALHDLVRHHIREIGGVDTDAAVDRLLDFYTSTIGEADTYLRGLPGQPASGRFSGREEALAWLEAEQATLVAAVTHAATTGRHSHTTGLAGGLAVYLDLLRYHADMLTATQYALDTYRVQGDRHGEARAWNNLGVALRHLRRFDESLAAHQRSLEGYQELGDRRGEAWAWSNLGVALRHLRRLDEAIAAHQRALEGYQELGDRHDDAAARTNLGIVLGDVRRFDEAVTVHQQALNAYQESGDRHREAMVRNNLGIALRHLGRLDEAIAAHQRALEGYQEVGDRHGEARARNNLGVALRHLGRLDEAIAAHRQVLEGYQELGDRHGEAWTWNNVGLALGKLGRWDEAVTVHQQALEIYQGLGDRRGEAMAWGNLGNTLRRTRRSAEAIIARKQALEAYQELGDRQGEARTWHNLALALSETGQQDQAREAAERARQAYLQARDPDSAAAVEDEVPGSGRPHP, encoded by the coding sequence ATGGGTGGGATCGGCAAGACCACCCTCGTCCGCCGCGCGGGAGCCCAGGCGGTCGAGCGGGGCTGGTTTCCCGGCGGGGCGGTCGTGGTCGACCTCTACGGCTACGACCCGGACCCTGGGCAGCGGATCCAGCCCGGCCAGGTGTTCGGCCCGCTGTTGCGGGCGCTGGGTCTCGATGCGCGCGATGTCCCGGCATCGCCAGGCGAACAGGCTGCGGTGTATCACCGCGTGCTGGGCCAGTGGGCGGAGAAGGAGCGGCGGGTGCTGGTGGTGCTGGACAATGCCTCCACCAGCGACCAGGTCCGGGATCTGCTGCCCCGGCAGGGACCGCACCGGGTGGTGGTCACGACCCGCGACACGTTGACCCTGCCCTCGATGCAGCGGCTGGAGCTCGACGTCCTGGCCACCGGCCACGCCCTTGACCTGATCACCCGAACCCTGCGCCACGAAGACCCCTCCGACCCCCGGGTGGGACGTGACCCGGCGGGGTTGCAGCGGGTCGTGGAGCTCTGCGACGGGCTGCCGCTGGCGGTCGGCGTTGCCGCCGCAGTGCTGGCCGACGAGCCGGACTTGACCGCGGGCGAGCTCGTGGAGGAGCTCGAGGCGGCCCGGCTGCCGACACTGGCGCGCGGGGACACCTCGGTCGTGGCCGTGCTGTCGCTGTCCTGGCACCGGCTCGGCGACAGCAGTCCCGACGCTGCCCGGCTGTTGCGTCTGATCGCCATGGCACCGGGGCCGACGTTGTCGACCGAGGCCGCCGCCGTACTCGCCGAGGTCGCCCCGGCGCGGGTGCGGCCGTGGCTGCGGACGCTGCGCCAGGCCCATCTGCTCCAGCAGCGGCCCGGGATGCGGTGGGCGCTGCACGACCTGGTCCGCCACCACATACGTGAGATCGGCGGGGTCGACACGGATGCGGCGGTGGACCGGCTGCTGGATTTCTACACGTCCACCATCGGCGAGGCCGACACGTATCTGCGGGGCTTGCCCGGTCAGCCGGCCTCAGGCCGGTTCAGCGGCCGCGAGGAGGCGTTGGCCTGGCTGGAGGCTGAACAAGCCACCCTCGTCGCCGCCGTCACCCACGCGGCCACCACCGGTCGGCACAGCCACACCACCGGGCTGGCCGGAGGTCTGGCCGTATATCTGGATTTGCTGCGCTATCACGCCGACATGCTGACCGCCACGCAGTACGCTCTCGACACATACCGCGTGCAGGGCGATCGCCACGGCGAAGCCCGGGCGTGGAACAACCTCGGCGTCGCCTTGCGTCACCTGCGGCGGTTCGACGAGTCGCTCGCTGCGCATCAGCGGTCGCTTGAGGGCTACCAGGAGCTGGGCGACCGCCGCGGCGAAGCCTGGGCGTGGAGCAACCTCGGCGTCGCCTTGCGTCACCTGCGGAGGTTGGACGAGGCGATCGCCGCGCATCAGCGGGCACTGGAGGGCTACCAGGAGCTGGGCGATCGTCACGATGACGCCGCTGCTCGGACCAACCTCGGGATTGTCCTTGGCGATGTGCGCAGGTTCGACGAGGCCGTCACCGTGCACCAGCAAGCCCTGAATGCGTATCAGGAGTCGGGCGATCGTCACCGCGAAGCCATGGTGCGCAACAACCTCGGCATCGCCTTGCGCCACCTGGGGAGGTTGGACGAGGCGATCGCCGCGCACCAGCGGGCGCTCGAGGGCTACCAGGAGGTGGGCGACCGCCATGGTGAGGCCCGGGCGCGGAACAATCTCGGCGTCGCCTTGCGTCACCTGGGGAGGTTGGACGAGGCGATCGCCGCGCACCGGCAGGTGCTCGAGGGCTACCAGGAGCTCGGTGACCGCCATGGCGAGGCCTGGACGTGGAACAACGTCGGCCTCGCCCTGGGCAAACTGGGACGGTGGGACGAGGCCGTCACCGTGCACCAGCAAGCGCTCGAGATCTACCAGGGGCTCGGCGACCGCCGCGGCGAAGCCATGGCATGGGGAAACCTCGGCAACACCTTGCGTCGGACGCGGCGGTCGGCCGAGGCCATCATCGCTCGCAAGCAAGCACTCGAGGCCTACCAGGAACTCGGCGACCGACAGGGCGAAGCCAGGACGTGGCACAACCTCGCCCTCGCCTTGAGCGAGACAGGACAGCAAGACCAGGCGCGGGAGGCTGCCGAACGAGCCCGCCAGGCATACCTGCAAGCTCGCGACCCCGACAGCGCCGCCGCGGTTGAAGACGAGGTGCCGGGATCAGGACGACCGCACCCGTGA
- a CDS encoding VOC family protein, which yields MAEKDDYLAGAPCWVDTLQPDPRAALRFYGQLFGWSFDEATPMPTGLVEGEYFTARLGGHRVAGIGQAPPASPAMWMTHVRVDDLEQAVVRAEAAGGTHLLRPTDTGSDGRLAVLKDSTGVPFCLWQAGARTGAELVGEPGTWAMSSLHSTDPEQAQSFYGAAFGWELEPVPGAPFSKWLLAGQVVALLTATDGLAVPPHWSINFAVRDADAIAEHATSLGGKVLMAPFDTTGFRNAVITDPQGGVIAVSAPA from the coding sequence ATGGCCGAGAAAGACGACTACCTGGCCGGAGCGCCGTGCTGGGTCGACACGCTGCAGCCCGATCCGCGCGCTGCGCTGCGGTTCTACGGCCAGTTGTTCGGCTGGAGCTTCGACGAGGCCACGCCCATGCCCACCGGGCTCGTCGAAGGCGAGTACTTCACCGCACGCCTGGGCGGGCACCGCGTGGCCGGGATCGGACAAGCACCTCCCGCGTCCCCGGCGATGTGGATGACCCACGTCCGTGTCGACGACCTCGAGCAGGCGGTCGTCCGAGCCGAAGCAGCCGGAGGCACGCACCTCCTCCGGCCGACGGACACCGGCTCCGACGGGCGCCTCGCGGTGCTCAAGGACTCCACCGGCGTCCCGTTCTGCCTGTGGCAAGCGGGCGCGCGCACCGGCGCAGAGCTGGTCGGTGAACCCGGCACCTGGGCGATGAGCTCGTTGCACAGCACCGACCCCGAGCAAGCGCAGAGCTTCTACGGCGCCGCGTTCGGCTGGGAGCTCGAGCCGGTGCCGGGCGCACCGTTTTCCAAGTGGCTGCTCGCCGGCCAAGTCGTCGCCCTCCTGACCGCGACCGACGGCCTCGCGGTTCCGCCGCACTGGAGCATCAACTTCGCCGTCCGCGACGCCGACGCGATCGCCGAGCATGCCACCTCGTTGGGCGGGAAGGTCCTGATGGCGCCGTTCGACACAACTGGCTTCCGCAATGCGGTCATCACCGACCCGCAGGGCGGGGTCATCGCCGTCAGCGCCCCCGCCTGA
- a CDS encoding aminoglycoside phosphotransferase family protein translates to MPDTGNEITADLIAELLREQHPDLADLPLTLGARGWDNQLWRLGDDLAIRLPWATQDADELLLKEHALLPATAPRLPLPIPVPQRLGRPCERFPRPWIVTTWVAGEPADRAPATRGAEAADNLAAFLAALHQPAPHDAPAGRNRRGGPLADVDEGFAHLLKETTDRGLISDPDAVREVWGDALAAPKWTGPALWLHGDLHSANLLTRDGDFCGVVDFGDMCAGDPACDLAACWILLPDGVIDRFHQSYSPAADAATLRRARGWALTKALACMLIGDAGVHGRPGGKATWGPPGVAALQRLTATRS, encoded by the coding sequence GTGCCGGACACTGGAAATGAGATCACCGCAGATCTGATTGCAGAGTTGCTCCGCGAACAGCATCCCGACCTCGCCGACTTGCCGCTGACATTGGGGGCTCGTGGCTGGGACAACCAGTTGTGGCGGCTCGGCGACGACCTCGCGATCCGGCTGCCCTGGGCCACTCAGGACGCAGACGAGCTGCTCCTCAAAGAGCACGCCTTGCTGCCTGCCACAGCCCCGCGCCTCCCCTTGCCGATACCTGTTCCACAGCGTCTGGGCCGGCCTTGCGAGCGGTTCCCGCGCCCTTGGATCGTCACCACCTGGGTCGCCGGTGAACCTGCTGACCGCGCCCCTGCGACTCGCGGTGCCGAGGCAGCCGATAACTTGGCGGCTTTCCTGGCAGCGCTGCACCAGCCCGCGCCTCACGATGCGCCTGCCGGCCGGAACCGCCGAGGTGGTCCGCTGGCCGATGTCGACGAAGGCTTCGCACATCTGTTGAAGGAGACAACCGATCGTGGGTTGATCTCCGACCCGGACGCCGTGCGCGAAGTCTGGGGTGATGCGCTGGCCGCGCCGAAGTGGACAGGCCCGGCTCTGTGGCTGCACGGGGACTTGCACTCGGCGAATCTTCTGACACGAGACGGCGATTTCTGCGGCGTGGTCGACTTCGGCGACATGTGCGCCGGGGACCCGGCCTGCGACCTGGCCGCCTGCTGGATACTTCTGCCCGACGGGGTCATCGACCGTTTCCACCAGAGCTACTCGCCGGCTGCTGACGCGGCGACCCTGCGCCGCGCTCGCGGCTGGGCACTGACGAAGGCGCTCGCCTGCATGCTCATCGGCGATGCCGGCGTCCACGGCCGACCGGGAGGAAAAGCCACATGGGGACCGCCAGGAGTCGCAGCCCTGCAACGCCTCACCGCGACTCGATCCTAG